A region of Bacillus cabrialesii DNA encodes the following proteins:
- the qcrB gene encoding menaquinol-cytochrome c reductase cytochrome b subunit, producing MLNKIYDWVDERLDITPMWRDIADHEVPEHVNPAHHFSAFVYCFGGLTFFVTVIQVLSGMFLTMYYVPDIKNAWESVYYLQNEVAFGQIVRGMHHWGASLVIVMMFLHTLRVFFQGAYKKPRELNWIVGVLIFFVMLGLGFTGYLLPWDMKALFATKVGLQIAEATPLIGTQVKTLLAGHPDIVGAQTLTRFFAIHVFFLPAALFGLMAAHFIMIRKQGISGPL from the coding sequence ATGCTGAACAAAATTTATGACTGGGTAGATGAACGGCTTGATATTACACCGATGTGGAGGGATATTGCCGATCACGAAGTACCGGAACATGTGAATCCCGCCCATCATTTCTCTGCGTTTGTGTATTGCTTTGGGGGACTGACGTTTTTTGTAACCGTTATCCAAGTGTTATCTGGAATGTTTTTAACGATGTACTATGTGCCTGATATCAAAAATGCCTGGGAATCGGTATATTATTTACAAAATGAAGTGGCGTTCGGCCAGATTGTCAGGGGAATGCACCACTGGGGTGCGAGCCTGGTCATTGTGATGATGTTTTTACATACGCTGAGAGTCTTTTTCCAAGGAGCGTATAAAAAGCCGCGCGAGCTGAACTGGATTGTCGGTGTCTTGATCTTTTTTGTCATGCTCGGGCTTGGCTTTACAGGCTACCTGCTTCCTTGGGACATGAAGGCTCTGTTTGCAACAAAAGTCGGGCTGCAGATCGCTGAAGCCACTCCATTGATCGGGACGCAAGTCAAAACACTCCTTGCGGGGCACCCGGATATTGTAGGCGCCCAAACGCTGACTAGGTTTTTTGCGATCCATGTATTCTTTCTTCCCGCCGCATTGTTCGGGCTGATGGCTGCACATTTTATTATGATCCGGAAGCAGGGAATTTCAGGACCGCTTTAA
- the trpA gene encoding tryptophan synthase subunit alpha has translation MFKLDLQASEKLFIPFITAGDPSPEVSVKLAQSLQKAGATALELGVAYSDPLADGPVIQRASKRALDHGMNIVKAIKLGGEMKKNGVNIPIILFTYFNPVLQLNKEYFFALLRENHIDGLLVPDLPLEESASLQAECKNHEVTYISLVAPTSESRLKTIIEQAEGFVYCVSSLGVTGVRNEFNSSVYPFIRTVKDLSAVPVAVGFGISNREQVMKMNEICDGVVVGSALVRKIEELKDRLISAETRDQALQEFEDYATAFGGLYSLK, from the coding sequence ATGTTTAAATTAGACCTTCAAGCGTCAGAAAAATTGTTTATCCCGTTTATTACGGCGGGCGATCCGTCGCCTGAGGTTTCGGTTAAACTGGCGCAGTCTCTCCAAAAAGCGGGTGCCACGGCACTGGAGCTTGGTGTTGCATACTCAGATCCGCTTGCAGACGGTCCGGTAATCCAGCGGGCTTCAAAGCGGGCGCTTGATCATGGAATGAATATCGTCAAGGCAATCAAATTAGGCGGAGAAATGAAAAAAAACGGAGTGAATATTCCGATTATCCTCTTTACGTATTTTAATCCTGTGTTACAATTGAACAAAGAATACTTTTTCGCTTTACTGCGGGAAAATCATATTGACGGTCTGCTTGTTCCGGATCTGCCATTAGAAGAAAGCGCCAGCCTTCAAGCCGAATGCAAAAACCATGAGGTGACGTATATTTCTTTGGTTGCGCCGACAAGCGAAAGCCGTTTGAAAACCATTATTGAACAAGCCGAGGGCTTCGTCTACTGTGTATCTTCTCTAGGTGTGACCGGTGTCCGCAATGAATTCAATTCATCCGTGTACCCGTTCATCCGGACAGTGAAGGATCTCAGCGCTGTTCCGGTTGCTGTAGGGTTCGGCATATCAAACCGCGAACAGGTCATGAAGATGAATGAAATTTGTGACGGTGTCGTAGTGGGAAGTGCGCTCGTCAGAAAAATAGAAGAATTAAAGGACCGGCTCATCAGCGCTGAAACGAGAGATCAAGCGCTGCAGGAGTTTGAAGATTACGCAACGGCGTTTGGCGGCTTGTACAGTTTAAAATGA
- the aroA gene encoding 3-phosphoshikimate 1-carboxyvinyltransferase, whose amino-acid sequence MKREKVQALNGEIHIPGDKSISHRSVMFGALAKGTTTVKNFLPGADCLSTIDCFRKMGVQIEQNGSDVVIHGKGIDSLSEPESLLDVGNSGTTIRLMLGILAGRPFYSAVAGDESIAKRPMKRVTEPLKQMGAKIDGRAGGEFTPLSVSGSSLKGIDYASPVASAQIKSAVLLAGLQAEGTTTVTEPHKSRDHTERMLSAFGVELSEDQTSVSITGGQKLTAADIFVPGDISSAAFFLAAGAMVPNSSIVLKNAGLNPTRTGIIDVLQNMGAKLEIKPSANSSAEPYGDLVIETSDLKAVEIGGDIIPRLIDEIPIIALLATQAEGTTVIKDAAELKVKETNRIDTVVSELRKLGAEIEPTADGMKVYGKQTLKGGATVSSHGDHRIGMMLGIASCITEEPIEIEQTDAIHVSYPTFFEHLNKLSNKS is encoded by the coding sequence ATGAAAAGAGAAAAGGTGCAGGCCTTAAACGGAGAAATACATATTCCCGGTGATAAATCCATTTCTCACCGCTCCGTCATGTTTGGCGCGCTAGCGAAAGGCACAACAACTGTTAAAAACTTTCTGCCGGGTGCGGATTGTCTGAGCACGATTGATTGCTTTAGAAAAATGGGTGTTCAAATTGAGCAAAACGGAAGCGATGTGGTGATTCACGGAAAAGGAATCGATTCCCTGAGCGAGCCAGAAAGCCTTTTAGATGTCGGGAATTCAGGAACAACGATTCGCCTGATGCTCGGTATTTTGGCTGGCCGTCCTTTTTACAGCGCGGTAGCCGGGGATGAGAGCATTGCAAAGCGCCCAATGAAACGCGTAACTGAGCCTTTAAAGCAAATGGGTGCTAAAATCGACGGCAGAGCCGGCGGAGAATTTACGCCGCTGTCAGTAAGCGGATCTTCACTAAAAGGTATTGATTATGCATCACCTGTTGCGAGCGCACAAATTAAATCTGCTGTTTTGCTGGCCGGTTTACAGGCTGAGGGCACAACAACCGTCACAGAACCTCATAAATCTCGGGACCACACTGAACGGATGCTTTCTGCTTTTGGTGTTGAACTTTCTGAAGATCAAACGAGCGTTTCCATTACAGGCGGACAGAAACTGACAGCTGCAGATATTTTTGTTCCGGGAGACATTTCTTCAGCGGCGTTTTTCCTTGCCGCGGGTGCAATGGTGCCAAACAGCAGTATTGTATTGAAAAACGCAGGTTTAAATCCGACTCGGACAGGTATCATTGACGTCCTTCAAAACATGGGGGCAAAACTTGAAATCAAACCGTCTGCCAACAGCAGTGCAGAGCCTTATGGAGATTTGGTCATAGAAACGTCAGATTTAAAAGCGGTTGAAATCGGAGGAGATATCATTCCGCGTTTAATTGATGAAATCCCTATCATCGCGCTTCTTGCGACTCAGGCGGAAGGAACTACCGTTATTAAGGATGCGGCAGAGCTTAAAGTAAAAGAAACAAACCGCATTGACACCGTGGTTTCCGAACTTCGTAAGCTGGGTGCTGAGATTGAACCGACAGCAGATGGAATGAAGGTTTACGGCAAACAAACATTAAAAGGCGGCGCAACAGTGTCCAGCCATGGAGATCATCGGATCGGAATGATGCTTGGCATCGCTTCCTGTATAACAGAGGAGCCGATTGAAATCGAGCAGACAGATGCTATCCACGTTTCTTATCCAACTTTCTTTGAGCATTTAAATAAGCTTTCAAACAAATCCTGA
- the hisC gene encoding histidinol-phosphate transaminase: MRIKEHLKQLKPYQPGKPIEAVKSEYGLDKVVKLASNENPYGCSEAAKEALHQEIQQLALYPDGYSAALRTRLSVHLNVSETSLIFGNGSDEIIQIICRALLNDKTNTITAAPTFPQYKHNAVIEGAEVREIALRSDGSHDLDAMFEAIDEQTQVVWICSPNNPTGTYTSEGDLLAFLERVPSRVLVVLDEAYYEYVTAEDYPETVPFLNKYSNLMILRTFSKAYGLAALRVGYGIADENLIRQIEPAREPFNTSRLGQAAAIAALDDQAFIASCVEQNKAGLQQYYDFAKTHGLKCYPSQTNFVLIDFNRPSDELFQALLEKGYIVRSGNALGFPTSLRITIGTKEQNEEILAILAEIL, from the coding sequence TTGCGTATCAAAGAACATTTAAAACAGCTGAAGCCTTATCAGCCAGGAAAGCCGATTGAAGCGGTGAAATCAGAATATGGCTTGGATAAAGTTGTGAAGCTTGCTTCGAACGAGAATCCGTATGGCTGTTCGGAAGCTGCAAAAGAGGCGCTTCATCAAGAGATTCAACAGCTTGCGCTTTATCCGGACGGGTATAGCGCCGCTTTGCGGACAAGGCTCAGTGTGCACCTCAATGTCAGTGAAACATCACTAATTTTCGGAAACGGTTCAGATGAAATCATTCAGATCATCTGCCGTGCACTTTTAAACGATAAAACAAACACGATTACTGCTGCCCCGACTTTTCCGCAATATAAACATAATGCGGTGATTGAAGGCGCTGAGGTTCGCGAAATCGCGCTTCGTTCTGACGGCTCACATGATTTAGACGCCATGTTTGAAGCCATCGACGAACAGACGCAAGTCGTTTGGATTTGCAGTCCGAATAATCCGACTGGCACTTATACATCAGAAGGGGATTTACTCGCATTTTTGGAGCGCGTTCCTTCTCGTGTCCTCGTTGTTCTTGACGAAGCATATTATGAATATGTAACGGCAGAGGATTATCCGGAAACCGTACCGTTTTTAAACAAGTATTCCAATCTGATGATATTGCGGACATTTTCAAAGGCTTACGGCCTGGCAGCACTCAGAGTCGGTTACGGAATTGCCGACGAGAACCTGATTCGCCAGATTGAGCCGGCAAGAGAGCCGTTTAACACGAGCCGTCTAGGCCAGGCTGCGGCGATCGCAGCGCTTGATGATCAAGCATTTATTGCTTCCTGTGTCGAGCAAAATAAAGCAGGCCTTCAGCAATATTATGATTTTGCGAAGACTCATGGTTTAAAGTGCTATCCTTCGCAGACAAACTTTGTGTTAATTGACTTTAACCGCCCTTCCGATGAACTGTTTCAGGCTCTTCTGGAAAAAGGCTATATCGTCCGGTCAGGAAATGCACTAGGTTTCCCGACATCACTCCGGATTACGATCGGAACAAAAGAGCAAAATGAAGAAATTCTTGCAATTTTAGCTGAAATTTTATAA
- the trpB gene encoding tryptophan synthase subunit beta — protein sequence MYPYPNEIGRYGDFGGKFVPETLMQPLEEIETAFKEIKDDPVFRAEYYKLLNDYSGRPTALTFADRVTKYLGGAKIYLKREDLNHTGSHKINNAMGQALLAKKMGKTKIIAETGAGQHGVAAATVAAKFGFSCTVFMGEEDVARQSLNVFRMKLLGAEVVPVTSGNGTLKDATNEAIRYWVQHCEDHFYMIGSVVGPHPYPQVVREFQKMIGEEAKDQLKRIEGALPDKVVACVGGGSNAMGMFQAFLDEEVELIGAEAAGKGIDTPLHAATISKGTVGVIHGSLTYLIQDEFGQIIEPYSISAGLDYPGIGPEHAYLHKSGRVTYDSITDEEAVNALKLLSEKEGILPAIESAHALAKAFKLAKEMDRDQTILVCLSGRGDKDVNTLMNVLEEEVKAHV from the coding sequence ATGTATCCATATCCGAATGAAATAGGCAGATACGGCGATTTTGGGGGAAAATTTGTTCCGGAAACACTCATGCAGCCGTTAGAAGAAATTGAAACTGCATTTAAAGAGATCAAGGATGATCCCGTTTTTCGCGCCGAATATTACAAGCTGTTAAATGACTATTCCGGAAGGCCGACTGCACTAACATTCGCTGATCGAGTCACCAAATACTTGGGCGGTGCGAAAATCTATTTGAAACGAGAAGATTTAAACCACACAGGTTCTCATAAAATTAATAATGCGATGGGCCAAGCACTGCTTGCCAAAAAAATGGGAAAAACGAAAATTATTGCTGAAACAGGTGCCGGTCAGCACGGCGTTGCCGCTGCAACAGTCGCAGCCAAGTTCGGCTTTTCCTGCACTGTGTTTATGGGTGAGGAGGATGTTGCCCGCCAGTCACTGAACGTTTTCCGCATGAAGCTTCTTGGAGCGGAAGTTGTGCCTGTAACAAGCGGAAACGGCACATTGAAGGATGCCACAAATGAGGCGATCCGGTACTGGGTTCAGCATTGTGAGGATCATTTTTACATGATTGGATCAGTTGTCGGACCGCACCCTTATCCGCAAGTGGTCCGTGAATTTCAAAAAATGATCGGAGAGGAGGCGAAGGATCAGCTGAAACGCATTGAAGGCGCTCTGCCTGATAAAGTAGTGGCGTGTGTAGGCGGAGGAAGCAATGCGATGGGCATGTTTCAGGCGTTTTTAGATGAAGAGGTTGAACTGATCGGCGCTGAAGCAGCCGGAAAAGGAATTGATACGCCTCTTCATGCCGCTACTATTTCAAAAGGAACTGTAGGCGTTATTCACGGCTCATTGACTTATCTCATTCAAGATGAGTTCGGGCAAATAATTGAGCCGTATTCTATTTCAGCAGGACTCGACTATCCTGGGATCGGGCCGGAGCACGCTTATTTGCATAAGAGCGGCCGTGTCACATATGACAGTATCACAGATGAAGAAGCGGTGAATGCATTAAAACTCTTATCAGAAAAAGAAGGGATTTTGCCGGCAATCGAATCTGCCCATGCGTTAGCGAAAGCATTTAAACTGGCCAAAGAGATGGATCGTGATCAAACCATTCTCGTCTGTTTATCAGGCCGGGGGGATAAGGATGTCAACACATTAATGAATGTATTGGAAGAAGAGGTGAAAGCGCATGTTTAA
- a CDS encoding ubiquinol-cytochrome c reductase iron-sulfur subunit yields MGGKHDISRRQFLNYTLTGVGGFMAASMLMPMVRFALDPVLKSTGKQDMVQVVSVDELTKEPQRFDFKINQVDAWYESEESRSAWVFKNGDEIVALSPICKHLGCTVNWNSDPKNPNKFFCPCHYGLYEKDGTNVPGTPPLSPLDHYEQEVKDGFLYLGKAKPKGDG; encoded by the coding sequence ATGGGCGGAAAACATGATATATCCAGACGTCAATTTTTGAATTATACGCTCACAGGCGTAGGGGGTTTTATGGCGGCTAGTATGCTCATGCCTATGGTTCGCTTTGCACTCGACCCGGTATTAAAATCGACAGGGAAGCAGGACATGGTTCAGGTTGTCAGCGTAGATGAGCTGACAAAAGAGCCACAGCGCTTTGATTTCAAAATTAATCAAGTCGATGCCTGGTATGAGTCAGAAGAGTCAAGATCAGCCTGGGTCTTCAAAAACGGGGATGAAATTGTAGCACTTTCGCCAATTTGTAAGCATTTAGGGTGTACGGTGAACTGGAACAGCGATCCTAAAAATCCGAATAAATTCTTTTGTCCATGCCATTACGGACTCTATGAAAAAGACGGCACCAATGTCCCGGGCACGCCGCCGCTTTCGCCTCTTGATCATTATGAGCAAGAAGTAAAAGACGGCTTCCTGTATCTTGGAAAAGCAAAGCCTAAGGGGGACGGGTGA
- a CDS encoding prephenate dehydrogenase: MNRMKDTILLAGLGLIGGSIALAIKKKHPGKRIIGIDISDEQVVAALKLGVIDERADSFISGAKEAATVIIATPVAQTLLMLDELAHSGIEHQLLITDVGSTKQKVVHYADQVLPSRYQFVGGHPMAGSHKSGVAAAKEFLFENAFYILTPGRNTDRQAVAQLQNLLKGTNAHFVEMSPEEHDGVTSVISHFPHIVAASLVHQTHHSEELYPLVKRFAAGGFRDITRIASSSPAMWRDILLHNKDKILDRFDEWIREIETIRTYVEQEDADNLFRYFKTAKDYRDGLPLRQKGAIPAFYDLYVDVPDHPGVISEITAILAAERISITNIRIIETREDINGILRISFQSDDDRKRAEQCIEARAEYETFYAD; the protein is encoded by the coding sequence ATGAATCGAATGAAAGATACAATATTGCTCGCCGGTCTCGGATTGATAGGCGGTTCGATTGCGTTAGCGATCAAAAAAAAGCATCCGGGCAAACGGATCATCGGAATCGACATCTCTGATGAACAAGTAGTAGCCGCATTAAAATTAGGTGTGATAGACGAGCGTGCTGATTCGTTTATCAGCGGTGCGAAAGAGGCAGCTACGGTGATTATTGCGACGCCTGTCGCACAAACGCTGCTTATGCTTGATGAACTGGCTCATTCAGGAATTGAACATCAGCTTTTAATTACCGATGTAGGCAGCACAAAGCAAAAAGTGGTTCATTACGCTGATCAAGTGCTTCCAAGCCGCTATCAATTTGTCGGAGGGCACCCGATGGCAGGTTCACACAAATCAGGAGTCGCCGCTGCGAAGGAGTTCCTGTTTGAAAATGCATTTTATATTTTAACGCCAGGCAGAAATACGGACAGACAAGCCGTAGCACAATTGCAAAACCTGCTGAAGGGGACGAATGCCCATTTTGTGGAAATGTCGCCAGAAGAGCATGATGGCGTGACAAGCGTAATCAGTCATTTTCCGCATATTGTCGCAGCAAGCCTTGTTCACCAAACCCATCATTCAGAAGAGCTTTATCCGCTTGTTAAGCGTTTTGCAGCCGGCGGGTTCAGGGATATTACGAGGATTGCATCAAGCAGCCCGGCAATGTGGCGGGATATTCTATTACATAATAAAGATAAAATCTTGGACCGTTTTGATGAGTGGATTCGAGAAATCGAGACGATCAGGACATATGTCGAACAAGAAGATGCAGATAACCTATTTCGTTATTTTAAAACGGCCAAAGATTATCGCGACGGGCTGCCGCTTCGCCAGAAGGGCGCGATACCTGCATTTTACGATTTATACGTGGATGTTCCCGATCATCCGGGTGTGATTTCCGAGATAACCGCTATATTAGCTGCGGAGCGCATCAGTATCACGAATATCCGTATTATCGAAACGCGAGAAGACATTAACGGGATTTTAAGAATCAGTTTTCAGTCTGATGACGACCGCAAACGGGCAGAACAATGCATCGAAGCCCGAGCGGAATATGAAACTTTTTATGCTGATTGA
- a CDS encoding menaquinol-cytochrome c reductase cytochrome b/c subunit, with protein MHRGKGMKFVGDSRIPAEKKPNIPKDYSEYPGKTEAFWPNFLLKEWMVGAVFLIGFLVLTIVHQPPLERMADPTDTGYIPLPDWYFLFLYQLLKYEYAAGSFTVVGAMIMPGLAFGALLLAPFLDRGTERRPWKRPVAVGMMLLAISAAVFLTWQSVATHDWAKAEEQGKITKEADIDTNAEGYKIFKEQGCISCHGDNLQGGAAGPSLVDTGLKPDEIKKIAVEGKGKMPAGVFKGNDKQLEELAKFISETTAK; from the coding sequence ATGCACCGGGGCAAAGGGATGAAATTTGTGGGCGACTCAAGGATACCGGCTGAAAAAAAGCCGAATATACCGAAGGATTATTCGGAGTATCCGGGTAAAACAGAGGCTTTCTGGCCAAATTTCTTATTGAAGGAATGGATGGTTGGAGCTGTCTTTCTGATCGGTTTTCTTGTCTTGACGATTGTGCATCAGCCGCCTTTAGAGCGGATGGCGGATCCGACTGATACTGGTTATATTCCGCTGCCGGATTGGTATTTTCTTTTCTTATACCAGCTGTTGAAGTATGAATACGCCGCCGGAAGCTTTACAGTGGTCGGCGCCATGATTATGCCGGGACTCGCTTTTGGCGCGCTGCTTTTGGCGCCATTCCTTGACAGAGGAACAGAAAGAAGGCCTTGGAAGCGCCCTGTTGCTGTTGGCATGATGCTTCTGGCCATTTCCGCTGCTGTGTTTTTGACGTGGCAGTCAGTTGCTACCCATGACTGGGCCAAGGCGGAAGAACAGGGGAAAATCACAAAAGAAGCCGATATTGACACCAATGCAGAAGGCTATAAGATTTTTAAGGAGCAGGGCTGTATTTCTTGCCATGGGGATAACCTCCAGGGAGGAGCGGCCGGGCCTTCATTGGTTGACACCGGGCTGAAACCGGATGAAATCAAAAAAATTGCGGTTGAAGGGAAAGGCAAAATGCCGGCGGGCGTGTTTAAAGGGAATGATAAGCAGCTCGAAGAACTTGCGAAATTTATTTCTGAAACAACCGCAAAATAA
- a CDS encoding ReoY family proteolytic degradation factor — MQTPVSVNEKKDFIRWFLNHYQLKRRECVWILNYLMSHDSLMEKVHFVEQAEFCPRGIIMSTHCVEEVPFRFYKENVMTTDAEKSFHDIRLNKQQDLFIQLNFRSAYSSPEYAAVLESNPHIPKDLFENKKDQGLAEQILEHAISTFQREKLLKDIDDALDRHDKEAFEQLSRQLNQLT, encoded by the coding sequence ATGCAGACCCCTGTTTCTGTCAATGAGAAAAAGGATTTTATCCGCTGGTTTTTAAACCATTATCAGTTAAAGCGCCGAGAGTGCGTTTGGATCTTGAACTACTTAATGAGCCATGATTCTCTCATGGAGAAGGTTCATTTTGTGGAGCAGGCAGAATTTTGCCCGAGAGGCATTATAATGTCAACACACTGTGTTGAAGAAGTTCCGTTTCGGTTCTATAAAGAGAATGTCATGACAACCGACGCGGAAAAATCTTTTCATGATATTAGATTAAATAAGCAGCAAGATTTGTTTATCCAGCTTAATTTCCGCTCAGCATACAGCTCACCTGAGTATGCGGCGGTGCTGGAATCCAACCCTCATATTCCGAAGGATTTGTTTGAGAACAAAAAAGATCAGGGGTTGGCTGAACAAATTTTGGAGCACGCTATTTCCACATTCCAAAGAGAAAAATTATTAAAAGACATTGACGACGCGTTAGATCGTCATGATAAAGAAGCATTTGAACAATTATCGCGCCAATTGAATCAACTCACATAA
- a CDS encoding YpiF family protein, protein MKWRMTDAKDYLQSKDYIDTAVIPLISIKVGAHFKVAAEKGEFTQLLSEELERQLKGRVYLLPPYTYVDRNEKSVQGLKDLREELISEFPHVVLLTSDENWNSEDALGKIIVTPSVPLEHLNDSLKRKILDERTAEILNVLLQLWSTS, encoded by the coding sequence ATGAAGTGGAGAATGACTGATGCCAAGGACTATTTACAATCTAAAGATTACATTGATACCGCTGTCATTCCATTAATTAGTATAAAAGTGGGTGCCCATTTCAAAGTGGCTGCTGAGAAAGGCGAATTCACGCAGCTTCTGTCAGAAGAACTGGAAAGGCAGTTAAAGGGACGGGTATATTTACTCCCCCCTTATACATATGTTGATAGAAATGAAAAAAGCGTTCAAGGATTAAAGGATTTACGGGAAGAACTTATATCAGAATTTCCGCACGTTGTGCTGCTCACGTCTGACGAAAATTGGAATAGTGAGGATGCGTTAGGCAAAATCATTGTGACACCGTCTGTTCCGTTAGAGCATCTAAATGACTCCTTAAAAAGAAAAATATTGGATGAACGCACCGCTGAAATTTTGAACGTTTTGTTACAGTTGTGGAGCACCTCGTAA
- a CDS encoding DUF1405 domain-containing protein: MKWFQYVLGRRPMLILVLAINFLGTVYGYYWYLPQLLETPARFLIFVPDSPTATFFFLFVLLAFIMKRNAPLFEALALVTLVKYGLWAVAMNFLVLAVTGDLPWEGYMLIASHFAMAVQGVLYSPYFRFSFWHLAIAAVWTLHNDVIDYLFDMMPQYSMLSDYMTDIGYGTFWLSIFSIGLAYFLVVSKKQTKLELM, translated from the coding sequence GTGAAATGGTTTCAATATGTATTAGGACGGCGGCCAATGCTTATTCTTGTTTTAGCTATCAATTTTCTGGGAACGGTTTACGGATACTATTGGTACCTGCCGCAGCTTCTGGAGACACCGGCCCGCTTCCTCATTTTCGTTCCGGACAGTCCGACAGCAACGTTTTTCTTTCTGTTTGTGCTGCTCGCCTTTATCATGAAACGGAACGCTCCGCTCTTTGAGGCGCTTGCGCTCGTCACCCTCGTAAAGTATGGCCTGTGGGCGGTTGCTATGAATTTTCTTGTGCTGGCTGTAACGGGTGACTTGCCGTGGGAGGGATATATGCTGATTGCCTCGCATTTTGCAATGGCAGTCCAAGGCGTATTGTACAGTCCGTATTTTCGTTTTTCATTTTGGCATCTTGCCATTGCCGCGGTCTGGACGCTGCATAACGATGTCATTGATTACTTGTTCGATATGATGCCGCAATACTCTATGCTTTCTGATTATATGACGGATATAGGGTACGGAACATTTTGGCTGAGCATTTTTTCAATCGGGCTTGCTTACTTTCTTGTGGTCTCGAAAAAGCAAACAAAGCTTGAGCTCATGTAA
- a CDS encoding tetratricopeptide repeat protein has product MNTLIQEAIKLVEAGETEKGLNTLSKAENQLHDEDKAIAAQLYYEWGNVEKAISLISDLHDLYPNETELTNFYAELLIDIDEEEKALAVLETIPETDPSYPESLLLMADLYQMQGLFEVSEQKLLQAKSILDNEPVIDFALGELYFTQGAYAKAVQYFKTTAEEQSEIGGVNVHQRLAESLSASGEFEDAIPWYEKAVDENPDPNTIFGYGFTALQAGLVKTAIKQLSDLKELDPSYSSLYMPLSKSYEAEGMYEEALKTAKEGIRYDEYNKELFLYAAKMALKIGKSEEGKKLLQEALALDPGFIEALHTLLAVYHKEEDYEQIIDLIQEVRGYGEEDPKYNWYLASAYTELEQYEEAKQAFEAAFLHYREDRDFLYEYASFLLEEGLQKEALPLLKKVLEIDGANEELEETILRIEDEFSR; this is encoded by the coding sequence TTGAATACATTGATTCAAGAAGCCATAAAATTAGTTGAAGCAGGTGAAACAGAAAAAGGCCTCAACACTCTCTCGAAGGCCGAAAATCAGCTCCATGATGAAGATAAAGCCATCGCAGCCCAGCTTTATTACGAGTGGGGCAATGTAGAAAAAGCGATTTCACTGATCAGTGATTTACATGATTTATATCCAAATGAAACAGAACTGACGAATTTTTACGCTGAACTTTTAATAGATATTGACGAAGAAGAAAAGGCCCTCGCTGTGCTGGAAACCATTCCGGAAACAGATCCATCATATCCGGAAAGTTTGCTGCTTATGGCTGATCTTTATCAGATGCAGGGGTTGTTCGAAGTCAGTGAACAAAAGCTTCTGCAAGCCAAGTCCATTCTGGATAATGAACCCGTTATTGATTTTGCATTGGGGGAACTTTACTTTACTCAGGGAGCCTATGCGAAAGCGGTTCAATATTTTAAAACAACGGCTGAGGAGCAGAGTGAGATCGGGGGCGTTAATGTCCATCAGAGACTGGCCGAATCGTTAAGTGCCTCAGGTGAATTTGAGGACGCCATTCCGTGGTACGAGAAAGCGGTTGATGAGAATCCTGATCCTAATACGATTTTTGGCTATGGCTTTACAGCCTTACAGGCAGGGCTTGTTAAAACAGCTATTAAGCAGCTGTCTGATTTAAAAGAGCTTGATCCATCTTATTCTTCACTTTATATGCCGCTTTCGAAAAGTTATGAAGCTGAAGGAATGTATGAAGAGGCATTAAAAACGGCAAAAGAGGGTATCAGATATGATGAATATAACAAAGAACTTTTCCTCTATGCCGCCAAAATGGCCTTGAAAATCGGGAAGTCAGAAGAGGGGAAAAAGCTGCTTCAAGAGGCGCTTGCGCTTGATCCGGGATTCATCGAGGCGCTTCATACACTTCTTGCCGTGTATCATAAAGAAGAGGATTATGAACAGATTATTGATCTTATTCAAGAGGTGCGCGGCTACGGTGAAGAGGATCCGAAATACAATTGGTATCTTGCAAGCGCATATACCGAATTAGAGCAATACGAGGAAGCAAAACAAGCATTTGAGGCTGCCTTTCTTCATTACCGGGAGGATAGAGATTTCTTATATGAATACGCAAGCTTCCTACTGGAAGAAGGCCTTCAAAAAGAAGCGCTGCCGCTTTTGAAAAAGGTTCTTGAAATTGACGGAGCTAATGAAGAACTGGAAGAAACGATTTTGCGAATCGAGGATGAATTTTCTAGATAA